A region of the Babylonia areolata isolate BAREFJ2019XMU chromosome 10, ASM4173473v1, whole genome shotgun sequence genome:
TAAACGCACATCAGACCCCAATGATGAAACACATATAGCACTTCATTACGTAATGTTCTATATGCTAAACGCACATAAGACCCCAATGATGAAACACATATAGCACTTCATTACGTAATGTGCTATATGCTAAACGCACATAAGACCCCAATGATGAAACACATATAGCACTTCATTACGTAATGTGCTATATGCTAAACGCACATAAGACCCCAATTATGAAACACATATAGCACTTCATTACGTATTGTGTTATATGATAAACGCATTAAGACTCCAATGATAAAACACATAGCACTTCATTACGTAGTGTGCTATGTGATAAACGCATTAAGAGACTCCAATGATAAAACACATAGCACTTCATTACGTATTGTGCTATAGACTCAACCCTATTCGCACTTGTTCTAATGGCATGATAAGTAAaatccttttttggggggtgggggtgggggtgggggttggaatcACGCATTTTCATTCCAAATTGTTGTAgtcttgtcagcgttcggtgggttatggaaacaagaacatacccagcatgcacacgcccgaaaaagggagtatggctgcctacatggcggggtaaaaacggtcatacacgcaaaagctcACTCGcgttcatgaagaagaagaagaagaagaagaagaagaaagtaagaaagttgtcgttttgaaaaaaaaaaaaagacaaaataagtCACGAACCGATTGAAGAAATAACGCGACTTTTCCAACAGCAAAGCAAAACCGTGAGCCGTATTAATGTGTTGAGTGATTCTTACAGCATTTTGCGCCTGTGGTGTGGAACGCAGTCGTCCTTAGTCAAAACAATGCAGAGACTGTTCGTAGAGTGGATGTTCCCTCACATGGACAGAACTTCCTGGCGAGGTCCATGTACAACAATCCATATACGTTGTTTCCGGATGGGTACATGCTGAACACAGCGCTACACTGATTCTGAGCAACTGTGACCCTCCGATGCTACAcgaactatacacacacacacacgcggattgattggcacaaggacacacagacaaacagacacacagtgtgtgtgtgtgtgtgtgtgtgtgtgtgtgtgtgtgtgtgtgtgtgtgtgtgtgtgtgtaagtgctagtgttagtgttagtgttagcatgagtgtatatgtatgtgcgtgtgtgtgtgtgtgtgtgtgtgtgtgtgtgtgtgtgtgtgtgtgtgtgtgtgtgtgcgaatgtgtgtgtgtgtgtgtgtgtgtgtgtgtgtgtgtgtgggcgtgcgtttgtgtgtgtatatatgcgtgtgacTCTGTGGtctcattaattttgtgtgtgtgcatgcacatacacatgaacacacacacacacacacacacacacacacacacatacacacacaaaacaagcacgcgcacgcatgtaaacgcatgcacacacacgcacacacacacactcacacacacactcacacacacacacacacacacacacacacacacacacacacacacacacacacacacacaaaacaagcacgcgcacgcatgtaaacgcatgcacacacacacacacacacacacacacacacacacacacacacacacacacgcacacacacacaatcacaagcaCACATGGAAAGAAGCATGCAGACACACGCGGTTGcgcacagacgaacacacagatatatataaacacacacacacacacacacacacacacacacacacacacacacacacaaacacacacacgcacacacgcacgcacacacacacacacatacattttgaagaaacaaacaatgataaaataactaactaaataaatcgataaataaatgaataatagtcTGTATCTGTATTATTTGTTCACCATCATCGCAACCGCAAACTACCCTCGGATGCCAGTCTAACGAAAGCCATTATCGATCATTATTATTGAACGTTGTAGAACTAAACGAGGATGTGCATCATTAGCTATGTTGCAGCAAGCCTCCttttaattaataaatgaatCTTTTCTACTGGACTTATTTTTATTCGATgaatatcactctctctctctctgtgtgggtgagtggggcgcttgtgtgtgtgtgtgtgtgtgtgtgtgtgtgtgtgtgtgtgtgtgtgtgtgtgtgtgtgtgtgtgtgtgtgtgtgtgtgtgtgtgtgtgtgtgtgtgtgtgtgtgtgtgtgtgtgtgtgtgtgtgtgtgtgtgtgtgtttgtgtttgtgtgtgtttatgtgtgtgtgtgtgcgtgtgtgtgtgtgtgtgtgtgtgtgcgtgtgtgtgtgagtgtgtgtgtgtgtttgtgtttgtgtgtgtgtgtgtgtgtgtgtgtgtgtgtgtgtgagtgtgtgtgtgtgtgtgtgtgtgtgtgtgtgtgtgcgtgcgtgcgtgtgtgtgtgtgtgtgtttgtgtgtgtgtgtgtgtatgtgtgtgtgtgtatacaacacacaagcactcacatagACGCACAAGCATACACGAGTGCTGTATACATCTGTGTGTACACTATgtaagtgtatgtctgtgtgtgtgcgtgggctcGTACGTTTGTGTGTAATTATCGtcctgaagcttttttttttttttttttttttttgaatcagaAGCAACTAATTAACTAATTGATGAACGTTACTGACGTTTCAAAGATCGTACAAGGGAGATGTAAGTGAATTTGTCTGCAGGTatctgtgtgtggtgaagggtgggggtgggggggtgcgtgcgcgcgcgcacacacacacacacacacacacacacacacacacacacacacacacctctctttctcttacccatcccctaccacccccccaccccacctctctctcgctgCTTTGTGCTCGTGCAGACCAGAAACGTTAGAAAACTTCGTTCGGAAAGCTGCAGTATATAAACAGTGCGTAAATCTGTGACAGTGCCCTTCACATTTCCCCTCTGTTCGTCGCATGGTAgtagaatctctctctgtctgtctctgtctctgtctctgtctgtctgtctgtctctctgtctttctgtgcccctctcgttctgtctctctctctgtccctgtctctgtctgtatctttgcctctttttctttctctctctctatctctcgactTGAACTtgcttttaaaatttgttttttatCTTTAGTTTTATTTGTGTCCAATCCAATAAATTCAGCTCTACCTTTGTGTGTGCTAAATTGCCTCAGGTATGAAACCGTTCGGAAGAGttaaaactagaaaaaaaaacaataaaaaataaaaacaacaacaacaacaacaaaaaacaaacatgcaatttATTGATGTTTGAACTAAAAGGATGAGTAAATGAATCGCCTCTTACATTTGTTTATAATATCGTTatagcgggtgtgtgtgtgtgtgtgtgtgcatgtatgtctgtatgtatgtatgaatataagcatctatctatctatctatctatctatctatctatctatctatctatctatctatctgtctatctatctatctatctatctatctatcttcttttcttaagcatctatctatctatctgatgcACACGGGATGTCGGTTTATCGTCACGTTTGagtgacaacaaaacaacaaacaacaacaacaacaacgtgggtAGATTTTTGTGTAGcaatgttattttttctttttttcattatcattttcaacattattatctttttaaaactttttttacgGATGTCATATTATACTCATACACAGGTTTAGATACCCACATAACTTTGGCTAGTGTCGTTGTTTTCATGTTTTACCTTCTTTCTTGATAATTGtgtggtttgtatttgtatttgtattcatatttctctttttatcacaacagatttctctgtgtgaaattcgggctgctctccccagggagaaacAAATTATGAACTAAGTGATTGATTTAAGAAGACGATCTTACATTTCGTgccgattgtttttgttttttttatgccacttttggcgcatgcacacacacgcacacacacacacacacacgcacgcacgcacgcacgcacgcacgcacgcacacacacacacacatacgcacacactacagcgccacccattttttggtattttttcctgcgtgcagtttcatttgtttttcctatcgaagtggatttttctacagaactttgccaggaacaacccttttgttgtcgtggattcttttacgtgcactaagtgcattctgcacacgggacttcggttcatcgtctcatccgaatgactagcgtccagaccaccactcaaggtctagtggagggggagaaaatatcggcggctgagccgtgattcgaaccagcgcgctcagattctatcgcttcctaggcggacacgttacctctaggccatcacttcacatggtTTGTACCTTTATGTTCATTTTCAACCACTAACAGTTAGAGAGCCTGCAGCATCTGAGGTTtgaaacggaaaagaaaaaaaaaaacaaccaactgggTTACGCCCGAGTCtgtgattaaaagaaaacaaaattatgatATATCAACTGTGCTTGCAGTTGGCTACTTACATTAATAAGCTGTATattccctccgtgggcgctgatggacttcttgaaagaagcgaacatttttaatcagatttgaaggttttaaactatggaaggttttttttttaaactttgagtggaaagtttgaagtggtgactcgttttaattgtttgtttttctacccttgtagtaggtattaacgtggcgatagccttgagatggccttagttgtcggcgaggctctaagcagcataatttcatttcatttcaagctgTATATAATTTTAGTCCCTTGTGTTTACTATTACACATAATAGAAGTtacagatatatttttttttaaatttcattttcagtgtgtcaagtgtaACAAGCCACAACTGAAACGTCAGTTGCCATAAACAACATATAACTAAACACCTCGAACATTTGACAAAGCATCGTTCTGTATCATCCTGGCTTTGCTTTTTATTTCAATTTCATAATGCAGTGTAACAAGCCGTACTGCTGCTCGAAAACGTCCATATCCATAACTAGACACCTCCAACTTATTACAAGCATCATTCCGTATAATCTTGGCTTTACacaaatagaattgtgcaatcgacaaccatccacctgaagatctagtcatcagccccatccacatgtaatatgcggtttctgttcaaacgtgtgtgtgtgtgtgtgtgtgtgtgtgtgtgtgtgtgtgtgagagagagagagagagagagtttgtgtgtgtgtgtgtgtgtgtgtgtgtgtgtgtgtgtgtgtgtgtgtgtgtgtgtgtgtgcagtgcatgcctgtgtgagtatgcacaagttttgatattgatatgcacttgtatgtatcctaatttctactgtatctgtgtttgtgtatgattttcgatttatgttcgtaccttgttatgtactattccccccaatattccttgtgaccccggtagacttggcaataaagacatattctacttTATTCTATTCtttgctttttatttcattttcagtgtgTAGTGTAAAGAGCCATACTGCTGCTCTGAAACGTCAACAGCCATCGGACTTATTTCAAGCATAGTTCCGTATGGTCCTGGCCCGTCCGACTCATGGCAGCAACCTTGATCACAGATGTCTGGAACAGCTCAACGGTCGCACAAGAAGGCAGTGGGGGAACAACAGCACCATCGCTGAGGTCCCTCCCCATGTTCCAGATCAGCGACTACATTTGGCATTTCGGTGCTCCTCTTATCCTTCTTCTTGGCAACTTTGGAAACATCATGACCCTCATCATCATGCAAAGGTCGGCGATATCAGGAGAATCCGTTGTCAACGTTTATTTCACTGGCTTGGCCATCATAGATTTGATCACCCTCGACATATATCTTTTAGGCGACTGGATTGGGATCACGTTTTTATTGTGGTTCAAAAATAAGAACAACACGGTGTGTAAGGTCTATAATTGGATTTCAACAGGGTCGACAACTATCGGCGCTTGGTTTCTGGTCTGTATGACAGTGCACAGAGCGATGTCTGTTGTGTGGCCACACCGTGTCAACTTGCTGTGTACACGTCGAAAGGTCATCGGTTTACTTGGAGGTATCGCCACTTTCTTTGCTGCTGTTTACTCTCACTATCTCTATGGATACAGGTTAGTCTACTACGAACAGTACGGTGACCACTTCTGTGTTATGGAGTCGGGAACCTATCTCGCATTCATAGAAGAAGTGTTCACATACGTTGACCTGATGCTTTACTCGGTGTTGCCTTTCACCTGCTTACTCATCGCCAACTCTGTACTGATCTGGAAACTCAGAGCCTCCGTCAGGGAAACGCGCCAAAAGTTCACACAGGGACACAACTCTGAACAAACGGAAGCCCGCCAGAAAATGACGCAGTCTGTGACCTTGACCGTCATCTTCGTGTCCGTCGCCTTCATCATTCTGACTTTGCCCTCGGCCCTCTTCCACATCATCTACTACGTGGCGGCACTAATGCGTTCTACATCCGTTTACGACCGTGCTGAGGCCACCCTCATCAACGCTGTCACCTTTTCCTTGATGTTTACCAACAACGCGGTCAATTTTTACCTGTACTGTTTAACGGGGAGAAGGTTCAGGGAGGAATTCCTGTCAGTCATTTGCTGTCGCTCAGTGGCGACATCATCGCCTGGTCGGGCTTTGCCAGTTTCAGAGCAGAACTCTTCAGAAAGGTCTTCACGTCGCTGACAAGTCTGTTCCGACTGATAATGTGATCGGAACAGCTgactgggaaagaaaaaaaagaaaagaaaagagcttAGCTTCACTTTCGGTTTTTGCGTCATCGTGGCTGGCCAGTTCCAGCAGTGACATTTCTGgagtgtccttctctctctcttgaagactTGACGTGAGTgttattaccccccaccccttccctgccttccccccgcctaccctcccccccccccccaccctcacctccccaacccccagctCATTCTAGGAGATCATGTCGTGACTTAGTTGAAACACTGTGGTGCGTTTCCTTTAGATTAGATAGGTCTTCATCAGTTataatgctgaaaaaaaaagaagatgcgaAGGTTTGAGTAGTTCTGATGCGAAACAATAGACATCATGTATACATTACTAAAAGATGTATGTCTGTTACTTCAGTAAATGGCACTATCGGTTCGCTTTCTTCTccagttccttcttcttcttcttcttctttttgtttcagttcatcttcctcctcttcctgctctatcttcttcttcttctgtctttgttgttgttcttcttctgtctttctttcttcttcttttttctgtctttcttcttcttcttcttctctttctttcttttttttcttctgcttctacaGATGCCATTTTTACAAACAAATGTCAACCATCATACACCGCAAACACTTTCACTAACAGACAAAGATAATATTAGTTTGCTACTTTCATTTCagtgattgttttgtgtgtgctgatatgacatttttgattgatatggatacttatatagcgcctatcctcggtcggagaccaagctcaaagtgctttacaaacacggcgtcatttgcaacaacaggctgcctacctgagtacagccgactgacggctgccattgggcgctcatcatttgtttcctgtgtcattcaatcagatttcaggcacgcacacatacacactcagacaaacatgtaatatttaaaattttacatgtataaccgttttgattatttaccccgccatgtaggcagccatactccgttttcgggggtgtggatgctgggtatgttcttgtctctacaacccaccgaacgctgacatggattacaggatctttaacgtgcatatttgatcttctgcatgcgtatacacacgaagggggttcaggcactagcaggtctgcacatatgttgacatgggagatcggaaaaatctccaccctttacccaccaggcgccaccgagattcgaacccaggaccctcagactgaaagtccaacgctttaactattcgcCTATTGCGCCATGACTGTCTGTTGAAAGAAGATACACATTATTGAATCGTTCGCTTATCTAGGATCCATCATTAGCAATGAAATTGAAACTTCGGGGCTGCCGCCTGTTGAAGGTATttgaccctccccctcctccacctcctctaccccccaccaTTCACCTCACCCGCACCCCTCAACCAACTTGACAACAGTCTCAACTTGTTACTCTGAGGAGCGCCCTCTAACAGGGTAGAATTGAAAGGTTGAACGAGACTTAACCTGTAAGTAAGAGTTTGTCCGCAGTTCTACCCTTGGAAGGGCGCGAGGAAAGAATGACTGTACCACTCAAAGTGGGCATCGAACCCACCTGACTGTAATTCTTTCCTCATTCTAAAAGCCGGGATgtgcatggagtgatggcctagaggtaacgcgtccgcctaggaagcgagagaatctgagcgcactggttcaaagcATAcctgcagtcgccagtattttctccccccccccctccactagaccttgagtggtggtctggatgctggtcattcggatgggacgataagccgaggtccttggtgcagcatgcattcagcgcacgtaaacacacacacacacacacacacacacacacacacacacacacacacacacacatacagcaaaaaaacccaacaacaaacaagagaggcaaggccttcaagactcacttgtgataaattaagtcccctagcattaattacagagtaatttccattttttactctctgcaccaaaacgtttgcaaaataaataaaaattccatgctaagcaaaagaagttcctgtttgaacaaaaaatgataataatgactcctcttgttgttgtgtcagaataagaggtcaaagtgccaagtttagagaatacaaaaaaatataaatataacagtaaatgcagtttgcatataattaggcttcttttttatttttttgtgcccatcccagaggtgcaatattgttttaaacaagatgactggaaataactgaatttttcctatttttatgccaaatttggtgtcaactgacaaagtatgtgcagagaaaatgtcaatgttaaagtttaccacggacacacagacacacagacacacggacacacacacacacacacacacacacacacacacacacacacacacaaccgaacaccgggttaaaacataggctcactttgtttacacaagtgagtcaaaaacacctgcaacaaaagggttgtccctggcaaaattctgtagtaataCAAATACCAATAATAAAGATACACGGTTCAAGGCCGACCAAGCGAGCAGGCTTCATCGTGCAGACAAACTGCAATTCTTTCCTCGTGCCCGTCATAGGGTAGAACTCATTGTACTAAAAATatgtggatagcgcatgccttctctGAGCCCCTTTGCTGACTGAAGctagcggaagtgttcaatcaaccattttgctactcgtgtcatatgattatgtagccgagcgctcagctggcttcacgggaagctttcacttgctcgcggcgttagtttagctgacattcctgtgtgtgtctccacagcaagtttgcgtcacgtgtcactgcactgttttcatgtAACAACTTTGGTAGATCAGCctttggcagatttcaatcaagacacaacatttggcatgtcgtgggggagGCAAGCATAAAACAATTTCATCGAatatacacggttacagttcagaaactaccaccagtcagcagacgacttctcaacggactgacggctggacaagagtaacaatatggcgtccagttggcttcagctttcctggccaatgagctatctaACTGTTTTTAGACCAGTAGGTAGAACCGCGGTCAAATTTCTGCTTACAGGTAAGTCTCCTTTAACCGTAAAGAATGTCTCATGAAACGCTGTGCAATCTCGTTAACAGTACCACAGGGTCTACAACAGTAGTGTTGTATGTTAGATCGGTGTTGTTCACTCTTTTTTATGTGCCACATAATATAGTTGATTGTGTATACCTACTGTATGTGGTCCCCTACAAAATTTGTGGACTTTGACGATGCTCGTAAAGATGCTTGCCCAAACTG
Encoded here:
- the LOC143286657 gene encoding uncharacterized protein LOC143286657, with the protein product MSVVWPHRVNLLCTRRKVIGLLGGIATFFAAVYSHYLYGYRLVYYEQYGDHFCVMESGTYLAFIEEVFTYVDLMLYSVLPFTCLLIANSVLIWKLRASVRETRQKFTQGHNSEQTEARQKMTQSVTLTVIFVSVAFIILTLPSALFHIIYYVAALMRSTSVYDRAEATLINAVTFSLMFTNNAVNFYLYCLTGRRFREEFLSVICCRSVATSSPGRALPVSEQNSSERSSRR